ATCCTTACCATTTGTAAAACAGTAGTTCAAAAAGTGATCTCTTACCAGCTCAGTCTTCTTTTTCCTGCAAGAGAAAAGGGAAACAAAAATGACTTTGAATTGTTGTAGTACCACCttttcataattcactttcctATCCTCCTCAGCGGTATCAAAACTCAATTTTATCTTTAACTGTGAGCTATAATGAATTCTAAGAACTATCCTCTATCCTCTGATACCTCACATATCCTCAGCTCTAAAGTCACACTGCCACCCAGTCCCTTAGTGTAAACCACTGCACCACAGTGCCTCATTGTCTCACAGCTCGTAGGACTGGAtcccactgcctcccagtcccttagtgtaaaccactggaccacagtgcCTCATTGTCTCACAGCTCGTAGGACTGGAtcccactgcctcccagtcccttagtgtaaaccactggaccacagtgcCTCCTTGTCTCACAGCTCGTAGGACTGGaccccactgccttccagtcCTGGGGATCTAACCAGCAAGCCAGCCAGCACAGCTCCTTACTTGTCCTTGCTGTGCACGGCAGAGTGACGGGTTACATCCTTCTTGTACACACTGGTGTAGTCACACTCGTCGCATTTGTATGGCTTTGTTCCCTCATGGTTGAACATGTGCTCCTGCAGCAAGAAGAGGAACGTGAAACACAGCGTTAAACTTCAGGGCACACCGTGTGCCAAAACCAGGATTTCAAAAAAGGGAACAGACCTGCCGAGATGCTATTGGAAAAGAAAATGATCCAGCGTTGTTGTAATCTGCAGGCATTTGCAGTGGCTACACAAACACTTGCCCAGTAGATGGCTCCACTGCATACAAGATTTGGAAGAGCCTCAACAATACTGCCCTGGGCTCAGTTGTGTCAGCAGTGCGCAAGTTCAAACTTAGCTTAGCTAGAGCGTAACTCTTTACTAACTCTGCTTTTACATAACCCTAATATTACACGGGTTGCACCAAGCGACATAGTTACAAGATAAGACTTagttgttatttaaaatgtaggcaTACCTTTAGACAGGTGTAAAGCTGTTTGTGgcttctgtttccaagatggcacGACAAGCTTTATTGCATGAACTTCTCTTTAGTAAAGTTTAGTAAAAGAGTCACGCTAGAACTAAGCTACGTTTGAACTTACGCATAGCTGCTTCAGCCGGGCCCTGCCCCCTGTAAGCTTAAGGAAGCAAAGCAAGATAAATGCTGATACTTCAGCTTTTGCCTTATCCAGAGAGAAAAGGctttaaaagacatttaaataaaaggaCTGCTTCACAACTGTGCCAGACAGCAGATTGTAACCAGCATGCAAGCCCCAGCCCAGCCCCAGACCTGCCTTCAAGGAAGACCAGCGCTTGCACCGATAGCTGCACTGCAGGCACTTGAAGTGCTCCGGGTCGTTCCCCTCGTGAGAATCCAGGTGGAATCGCATGTCGACCTGCGTCAGGAAACGCGAGCCACAGATCCGGCAGTGATGTGGCCTCAGCAGGGGCTTGTGCGATCTGTAATAATATCtagcattcaaaacaaaaacagaaaaaaaacaacaagaggcAGCATGTTAAAAGACAAACCCGTATTATACAGATAGGAAAGTAACATCCTGGAATGCTTCAGCAGCAAAACCTACATTTACTTCTGGAACGTGTCATATTACTTTGAATTTCATTCTGGGGTTGTACTTATTATTCTGAAGATTATAATAAGAGACATCGTTATACACCATTTttttgttaaaggaaaataaaactattagtgtttaaaaaaagatcAGGAGGTTAATGCAAGAACTTCCTTTTTACAAACGCCAATGCAAACTGCCTGATAAAGAACGTGAGCGAGCACTGAAACAGTAGGGCTGCTTTATTTCAGTGCTGAAGAGGAGGGATTGCCTGAGGTGAGAGATGGAAAGCATCAGACCCAGTACACTGTGTATGTGGAGGAGCTGCTCACTTGCGGGTCGACATGTACTTCTTGTATTTCTTGCGTAAGAATCGCTTGGAGGGTCGGCCTCGCCTCCTCGGGAAGTAGCCTGTCTCCTCTGCACCTGTATTAGAGGAGGGATCCTTGTTCTCTGAATCCGATTGGCTGACACCAGGCTCGGCGCAGTTCTCATTGGATGTTGAGGTTGCCCCATTGCCCAACCCTGAGGAGCTGGCTGCCTCGGAACCCTGTAGCTCTGCACTTTGATTGGATACAGAGGGAATCAAAGGCTCCACCTCGCCTCCTGATGTATTAATGAACAAAACAGGACAATCATTTAAGATgcatgaataatatatatatatatatatgcatacaacTACCAGTAataaatttaataataatttatttcttagcagacgcccttatccagggcgacttacaagatatcacattatttttacatacaattacccatttaaacagttgggtttttactggagcaatctaggtaaagtaccttgctcaagggtacagcagcagtgtccccaccggggattgaacccatgaccctccggtcaagagtcataCTGTACAGGGTTGGATTCTTTCATTGTGATATTTCACCTGTTAAGGGAGTCTGAAGGATTTCTCATAAAATCACACAACCAGgaaatacagtaaatgtattcaCAAGAACAGCAAGGAGGCTCACCTTGGTTTAGGGGGCGCCTCTCGGTGGGGAACTTCCTGGGGCGCACCACCCTCCGACGAGGCCTCTCCAGGGAAGAGGTTGGGGCGCTACGCGGCAAACTGGGCTGCCGTCCGCGAGGCTCGTCCTCAGCTGGGTTATAGTCACTGTCGTCTGGGGAAAAGGAGGGATtgaggggggatggagagagataAGGGGGTTGTAAGTACACATTGAACAATAGTGTGCAGACTTTTAAGCAAAAGCTAAGGTCACTGGTGCTGGGATGGGTAACACAGGTTAATCACACCCTATGGCAGGAACGTTTATTTTCAAAGAGGTTCTGAACCCCAGCTTGCACTTCAGCTGCAGAGCTGGAGGTGTTGCCGATCCCCAGCGAGGGGCTGCAATGACCTGCAGTTGTCATGTCTTTTACCTTCAGGGTCGTCAATGGCACCAGCGTCTACaatatcatcctcctcctcctcggccTGCTCCCCCCCCTTCACTGCTTCCTCCTGGGTGGAGTCCTGACGTCTGGGGCGGCCGCGGCCTCGCTTCTTTGGTGGGGGGGcacctggggaggggaggggggttggTGGTGGACATTAGTCTCTCCTGCCCTCAATTAAATTCCCCATCAATCAAaactttgtatttttaatttaaattgtacaACCACTTAACACAATAGGCACAATGAAGACTTGCCAACACTGTGATAGCACATCTATGGACATACAATGAATAACGAATCCCAGCCCCTGGTGACTCTGCACCCACACGTACTGGTGTTTCTGAAGTGGCGCTCCCTCATGTGCTTGATGAGGGTGTCCTTGGAGATGCTCTTGTAGGGACACATCTTGCACTTGAACTGctgcaccaccaccacctccatcATCTCCTCCAGCTCTGCCAGGTCCAGGTCCCCCAGGCGCTCTGACCTCTCTACCTCCCTGGACCCAGACTGCTCCTGGGAATGCTGGGGCTGGTCCGGACCGTCCCTACTGCACTCACTGTACTGGGAATTTTGAGGTTGATCTGGATCATTCCCACTGCACTCAATGTACTGGGAATTCTGAGGTTGATCCGGATCATTCCCACTGCACTCAATGTACTGGGAATTCTGAGGTTGATCCGGATCATTCCCACTGCACTCACTGTACTGGGAATTTTGAGGTTGATCTGGATCATTCCCACTGCACTCAATGTACTGGGAATTCTGAGGCTGATCCGGATCATTCCCACTGCACTCAATGTACTGGGAATTCTGAGGCTGATCCAGATCATTCCCACTGCACTCACTGTACTGGGAATTCTGAGGTTGATCCGGATCATTCCCACTGCACTCACTGTACTGGGAATTCTGAGGCTGATCCGGATCATTCCCACTGCATTCACTGTACTGGGAATTCTGAGGTTGATCTGGATCATTCCCTCTGCACTCAATGTACTGGGAATTCTGAGGCTGATCCGGATCATTCCCACTGCACTCACTGTACTGGGAATTCTGAGGTTGATCTGGATCATTCCCTCTGCACTCAATGTACTGGGAATTCTGAGGTTGATCCGGATCATTCCCACTGCACTCACTGTACTGGGAATGTTGGGGCTGGTCAGGATGATCTTCACTGCACTCCATATACAGGGAATTTTGTGGTTCATCCAGATTGTTCCCACTGCATTCAATGTACTGGGAATGCTGGGGCTGATCAGGGAGATCTCCACTGTACTCAAAGTACTGGGAATTCTGTGGTTGATCCGGATTATCCCCACTGTACTCAATGTATCGGGAATGCTGGGGCTCCTCGTGTTCAGGATAGCCGGAATGCCCGGGCTGGTCAGTTTGATCTGGATGCATCCCATCCTGATCCTGAAGGCTTGCTCGGTGATCGACCATTTCCGACTGGTCCAGACATGTGGAGGTGGAAGTGGGCCCCTCCGCCAAGGACTCCATGGCTATCCGGTTCGAGAAAGCAGAGGAGGACATCTGTGAGACCATGGGGGCACCTGGAGAGGAACAAAGAACCTGTCTTAATTAGCTTAGAGCCATCGTTTTCAAAACAAAGAACCTGTCTTAATTAGCTTAGAGCCATCATTTACAAACTTTCAACTGGAAAACAGTTACACCAAAGTAACGCCAAACTTATGGCAGGATAGCATTTTCAGATTTGACCCCCCGTACCCCTTGGCGCCCCCTCCCTGTTAGGGGCAGTACTGACCGTCATCAGGTCCCTGCAGGATGAGGTACTGGGTGGTCTCAGCCCCCCCATCTTCTGCACTCGTTACAGCAATGCAGCCTGCAGAACAGACAGCAGAGATAGAGAGTATTGGTTTAGCTCATTTTGCACAAAATAAGGACTTTCGCGGTTGGTAATATTGGTCCCAATGGACTGGCTAAcattgagacagacagacagatggcaGGTCCGCTCGCACCGTTCATGATGTCAGGTCCGATGGTGGACTCGATGATCTTGTCGATGGCAGAACCCAGGTCACTGGAGGTGGAGGCAGTGGAGTCAGACACCATCATGAGCCCCTCGGAGCCGACAGCGCTGGAGTGCACCAGGACCTGCGCAGACTCCGACACCAGCAGGGACTGCGTCACCGTGGAAACGCTGGACACGCTGGTGGACTGGGCAACGGAGGAGGAGTCGGGAAGGTGGACCACAGCCATGACGTCAGTGCTGGAGCTCATCTCCGGGATCACCTCCTGAAAACAGCACGTTTTCAAATAGATTAAAACAGTAACCTTTACAATAACTGAACCACTCTGatttaataaatagtttaaaaatgtttaggagatatatatttttaattttcttttgtgAAAAAGGACTTGCTTTATGAATTTAGAAAGAGTGGTTTTATAGCCTAGGAAGGAAAGATTTTACAGCGTGTTGCTTCATCCTTCCAAAAAGAAGTACAGCTCGCAAAGAAGATGCAGTATAATGtggaaacaatttaaaaacagacGTGAATAAAAACACATCTCAGAAAGCTGTGCACA
The sequence above is drawn from the Acipenser ruthenus chromosome 29, fAciRut3.2 maternal haplotype, whole genome shotgun sequence genome and encodes:
- the LOC117426052 gene encoding zinc finger protein 335-like isoform X4 translates to MDSEDNEVESSSDAGPSGLEEPSESGMGMETSEAMSADSSDTAATPLLAPEPDSHVGQSSEGLVEVIPEMSSSTDVMAVVHLPDSSSVAQSTSVSSVSTVTQSLLVSESAQVLVHSSAVGSEGLMMVSDSTASTSSDLGSAIDKIIESTIGPDIMNGCIAVTSAEDGGAETTQYLILQGPDDGAPMVSQMSSSAFSNRIAMESLAEGPTSTSTCLDQSEMVDHRASLQDQDGMHPDQTDQPGHSGYPEHEEPQHSRYIEYSGDNPDQPQNSQYFEYSGDLPDQPQHSQYIECSGNNLDEPQNSLYMECSEDHPDQPQHSQYSECSGNDPDQPQNSQYIECRGNDPDQPQNSQYSECSGNDPDQPQNSQYIECRGNDPDQPQNSQYSECSGNDPDQPQNSQYSECSGNDPDQPQNSQYSECSGNDLDQPQNSQYIECSGNDPDQPQNSQYIECSGNDPDQPQNSQYSECSGNDPDQPQNSQYIECSGNDPDQPQNSQYIECSGNDPDQPQNSQYSECSRDGPDQPQHSQEQSGSREVERSERLGDLDLAELEEMMEVVVVQQFKCKMCPYKSISKDTLIKHMRERHFRNTSAPPPKKRGRGRPRRQDSTQEEAVKGGEQAEEEEDDIVDAGAIDDPEDDSDYNPAEDEPRGRQPSLPRSAPTSSLERPRRRVVRPRKFPTERRPLNQGGEVEPLIPSVSNQSAELQGSEAASSSGLGNGATSTSNENCAEPGVSQSDSENKDPSSNTGAEETGYFPRRRGRPSKRFLRKKYKKYMSTRKYYYRSHKPLLRPHHCRICGSRFLTQVDMRFHLDSHEGNDPEHFKCLQCSYRCKRWSSLKEHMFNHEGTKPYKCDECDYTSVYKKDVTRHSAVHSKDKKKKTELVPKITQYPCPVCSRVYPMQKRLTQHMKTHSLEKPHMCDKCGKSFKKRYTFKMHLLTHIQSYGNSRFKCEFCEYTCDNKKLLLNHQLSHTSDKPFKCDYCKYSTTKEDFLVSHMAIKHTGEKPFSCDLCHFVTKHKKNLRLHVQCRHAESFEEWARSHPEEPPRRRRPFFTLQQIEELKQQHENSQAVQDSTHGPIVSIAQMAFQAVQSTENPTVTQDSLGNTTIIYEQAGDESAELAAQNALDLLLNMSNPRELVSNSLQVAVLKSDGTAGDLEEGEADPAEHLSSQTQKVVTFHVREHGEALVQEAFEPRAMEGGTEITQINITSYPGGELSVVEQPGEEIHSTATVYSSGDASPEGSHSVVVSSGALTGTLKEHKGKYYLTSSLGGGTVQQIELSSETPASPPSTSSSQQLNSKKFSCKICMASFHGRAEMESHKRAHVGPNMFKCPDCSYAASSWPDVRNHTTQHADLRPHKCGHCSFASKNKKDLRRHMMTHTNEKPFACEICGQRFNRNGHLKFHMERLHSYEPPARKARLGGTQQAVILNSDEETLATLQTALQASQTVITPERLQQALGQDHIIVAQEQTLSDQEETTYIQQITTVDGQTVQHLVTAENQVQYIISQDGIQHIIPQEYVVVSEGNHIQVQDGQIAHIQYEQDGQFLQEQQIALSHDGQIQYVPISSGEQIVSHEDLEAAAHSSVTAVADAAMAQTQTVYATEATPEQLEQMQQQGIQYDVITITEE